One Dioscorea cayenensis subsp. rotundata cultivar TDr96_F1 chromosome 17, TDr96_F1_v2_PseudoChromosome.rev07_lg8_w22 25.fasta, whole genome shotgun sequence DNA window includes the following coding sequences:
- the LOC120280416 gene encoding probable cytokinin riboside 5'-monophosphate phosphoribohydrolase LOGL1 produces the protein MKKSKFSRICVFCGSNTGNRTVFSDAALELGHELVKRGLNLVYGGGSVGLMGLIAQTVYAGGCNVLGVIPTALMPLEISGQSVGEVKPVSDMHERKAEMARQSDAFIALPGGYGTMEELLEVITWAQLGIHDKPVGLLNVDGYYNFLLALFDNGVEEGFIKPSARKIVVSAATAKELLIKMEEYTPLHERVAPSTSWEIEHLDY, from the exons atgaagaaaagtaAGTTCAGTAGAATTTGTGTGTTTTGTGGGAGCAACACAGGCAACAGAACTGTCTTCAGTGATGCTGCTCTTGAATTAGGCCATGAACTg gTGAAAAGAGGATTGAATTTGGTTTATGGAGGTGGAAGTGTGGGACTGATGGGTTTAATAGCTCAAACTGTTTATGCTGGAGGATGTAATGTTCTTGG GGTCATACCAACAGCTCTAATGCCTTTAGAG ATATCTGGCCAATCTGTTGGTGAAGTGAAACCAGTTTCTGATATGCATGAAAGAAAAGCCGAAATGGCTAGACAATCCGATGCATTTATCGCTCTTCCgg gaggATATGGAACAATGGAAGAGTTATTAGAGGTGATAACATGGGCACAACTTGGTATTCATGATAAACCA GTTGGTTTGTTAAATGTGGATGGTTATTATAATTTCTTGCTGGCATTATTCGATAATGGCGTCGAAGAAGGTTTTATCAAACCAAGTGCAAGAAAAATAGTTGTTTCTGCTGCAACAGCAAAGGAACTTTTGATTAAAATGGAG gAATACACACCATTGCATGAAAGAGTTGCTCCAAGCACGAGTTGGGAGATTGAGCATTTAGATTACTGA
- the LOC120280415 gene encoding casein kinase 1-like protein 2, producing MESRIGNKFRVGRKIGSGSFGEIYLGTNIQTNEEVAIKLENVKTKHPQLLYESKLYRMLQGGTGVPSVKWFGAEGEYNVLVIDLLGPSLEDLFNFCNRKLSLKTVLMLADQMINRVEFVHGKSFLHRDIKPDNFLVGLGRRANQVYIIDFGLAKKYRDSATHQHIPYRENKNLTGTARYASMNTHLGIEQSRRDDLESLGFVLMYFLRGSLPWQGLKAGTKKQKYEKISEKKVSTLIEALCRGYPSEFASYFHYCRSLRFDDKPDYAYLKRLFRDLFIREGFQFDYIFDWTILRYQQSQMANGPPRALGGGAGPSVGMSPAVANVDLQLGGEEGRTGGWSAVDPFHRRISAPAVSAGSLSKQKNPVGNESAFSKDAVLSSSTFLGRSSGHLRRAAVSSSRDTILGSEGELSRIRAAEASSGTFRKLSGTQRSPLVGSADPKRASSGRQPSNAANYDPVLKGIDHLNLDDNKFH from the exons ATGGAGTCGCGGATTGGGAATAAGTTCAGGGTTGGTCGCAAGATCGGGAGTGGTTCTTTTGGGGAGATCTATCTAG GTACTAATATTCAGACGAACGAGGAGGTTGCTATTAAGCTT GAAAATGTGAAGACAAAGCATCCACAGCTGCTGTATGAATCAAAGCTGTATAGAATGTTACAAGGAGGAA CTGGTGTTCCAAGTGTCAAATGGTTTGGAGCTGAAGGCGAGTACAATGTCCTTGTGATAGATTTACTAGGACCAAGCCTTGAagatctttttaatttttgtaatagaAAACTGTCTCTGAAGACTGTTCTCATGCTAGCTGATCAGATG ATAAACCGGGTAGAGTTTGTTCATGGCAAATCTTTTCTGCATCGGGATATCAAGCCAGATAATTTTCTTGTGGGCCTCGGGAGGCGAGCAAATCAG gtttatattattgattttggtCTGGCCAAGAAATATAGGGATTCTGCGACTCACCAACATATTCCATACAG AGAGAACAAAAACTTGACTGGGACTGCTAGATATGCAAGCATGAACACTCATCTTGGCATTG AGCAAAGCCGGAGGGATGACTTGGAGTCTCTTGGATTTGTTCTTATGTATTTCTTGAGGGGCAG TCTTCCATGGCAGGGTCTAAAAGCAGGAACTAAGAAGCAGAAGTATGAGaaaattagtgaaaaaaaaGTTTCCACTTTGATAGAG gcATTGTGCCGTGGTTATCCTTCTGAATTTGCATCATATTTCCATTACTGCCGGTCATTACGTTTTGATGATAAACCTGATTATGCATATCTTAAGAGACTTTTTCGTGATCTTTTTATCCGGGAAG GTTTTCAGTTTGATTATATATTTGACTGGACCATTTTGAGGTATCAGCAGTCGCAGATGGCCAATGGTCCTCCACGAGCACTT GGGGGTGGTGCTGGGCCTAGTGTTGGAATGTCACCTGCTGTTGCCAATGTGGATCTGCAGTTAG GTGGTGAGGAAGGACGAACTGGTGGTTGGTCTGCCGTGGATCCTTTTCATCGTCGGATTTCAGCTCCAGCTGTAAGTGCTGGCAGCTTATCCAAGCAGAAGAATCCAGTTGGAAATGAATCAGCTTTTAGTAAAGATGCTGTG TTATCCAGTTCAACTTTTTTGGGGCGGTCAAGCGGGCACTTAAGGCGAGCTGCTGTTTCTAGCAGCCGAGACACCATATTGGGCTCTGAAGGAGAACTGTCCCGCATTCGAGCTGCTGAAGCAAGCTCTGGAACTTTCCGCAAACTCTCTGGTACTCAGAGAAGCCCACTAGTTGGGTCCGCAGACCCCAAGCGTGCCTCATCTGGACGACAACCCTCAAATGCAGCAAATTACGACCCTGTCCTCAAAGGAATTGATCATCTTAATTTGGATGACAACAAGTTTCATTAG
- the LOC120280846 gene encoding IQ domain-containing protein IQM1-like has translation MGIISEIETILVKQGSYQKNSKMTLSSSLSFKKPDTCMKTVRSCLGQEVLQDSLNLEEWEIDKVSKQKLFSPRPTSELDAAAVMLQKVYKSYRTRRNLADCAVVVEELWWKALDFASLKHSSISFFNVEKQETAISRWARARTRAAKVGKGLSKNDKAQKLALRHWLEAIDPRHRYGHNLHFYYDVWFSSESTEPFFYWLDVGDGKDVNLEKCPRTKLQQQCIKYLGPNEREAYEVIVNNQKLIYKQSKMLVNTNKGSKWIFVLSTSRALYVGQKIKGEFQHSSFLAGGATIAAGRLVVEDGILKAVWPYSGHYLPTEENFKEFINFLQENSVDLTNVKRCSIDDDEYPTSKKPSLSDEYLSFKNPSLGDENLLFKELDIDPMADASEAAELSQFSTTKNETELDINTVDDNNLKEPNMVEFDIHKEIELSKHLSCKWSTGAGPRIGCVRDYPADLQSRALEQVKLSPRIPPSPSKGPIPSPRPSPALRLSPRLVYMAFPAPPTISLTLPKPKNKSSA, from the exons ATGGGTATCATTTCAGAGATTGAAACTATTCTAGTAAAACAAGGTAGCTACCAAAAGAATTCCAAGATGACATTGAGTTCATCCCTGAGTTTCAAGAAACCCGATACGTGCATGAAGACTGTTCGTAGTTGCTTAGGCCAGGAGGTTCTTCAAGACTCATTGAATTTAGAAGAATGGGAAATCGATAAAGTTTCAAAGCAGAAATTATTTTCTCCGAGGCCAACAAGTGAACTTGATGCAGCAGCTGTTATGCTGCAGAAAGTGTACAAGAGTTACCGAACTCGAAGAAATTTGGCAGATTGTGCAGTTGTTGTCGAAGAACTTTG GTGGAAAGCATTAGACTTTGCATCTTTGAAGCATAgctcaatttcatttttcaatgtTGAGAAACAAGAGACAGCAATCTCACGTTGGGCACGAGCTCGCACAAGAGCAGCTAAG GTTGGTAAAGGTTTGTCCAAAAACGATAAGGCTCAAAAGCTAGCTCTTCGGCACTGGCTTGAAGCT ATTGATCCAAGGCATCGATACGGGCACAATCTTCATTTCTACTACGATGTATGGTTTTCCAGTGAGAGCACAGaaccatttttttattg GTTGGATGTTGGAGATGGAAAAGATGTGAATCTTGAGAAATGTCCGAGGACAAAGCTTCAACAACAATGCATCAAATATCTCGGACCG AATGAACGGGAGGCTTATGAAGTCATTGTAAACAATCAGAAACTCATATATAAACAAAGCAAAATGCTCGTGAACACCAACAAAGGTTCAAAGTGGATATTTGTTCTCAGCACATCCCGAGCGCTCTATGTAGGACAG AAGATAAAGGGAGAATTTCAGCATTCGAGTTTCCTAGCAGGTGGGGCAACAATAGCTGCAGGGAGATTGGTTGTCGAAGATGGAATTCTTAAG GCTGTATGGCCATACAGTGGTCATTACCTTCCAACCGAAGAGAACTTTAAAGAATTCATCAACTTTCTGCAGGAAAACAGTGTTGACCTCACCAATGTTAAG AGGTGTTCAATTGATGACGATGAATATCCAACATCCAAGAAACCTTCTCTTAGTGATGAATACTTGTCATTCAAGAACCCGTCTCTTGGTGACGAAAACCTATTGTTTAAAGAACTCGACATTGACCCTATGGCTGATGCATCTGAGGCTGCAGAGCTTTCACAATTCTCTACCACAAAAAATGAAACAGAACTAGATATAAACACGGTGGATGATAATAATTTGAAAGAGCCAAACATGGTTGAATTTGATATTCACAAGGAAATCGAGCTGAGTAAACATCTGTCTTGCAAGTGGTCTACTGGAGCTGGACCGCGCATTGGCTGTGTAAGAGACTACCCGGCCGATCTCCAATCACGAGCACTCGAACAAGTTAAACTCTCACCAAGAATTCCTCCATCCCCATCTAAAGGACCAATACCTTCGCCTCGTCCTAGTCCTGCTCTAAGGCTATCTCCGAGGCTTGTTTATATGGCATTTCCGGCTCCTCCAACAATCAGTCTTACTCTTCCAAAACCAAAGAATAAGTCATCTGCTTGA
- the LOC120280175 gene encoding cytochrome P450 711A1-like has protein sequence MSIVSCILILKAILLLVFLVYFYVPYWKVRKVPGPPCTLFVGHLPLLDKYGPDILRVYAKTYGPIFRFHMGRQPLVIVADPELVKEVGIKKFKFMKNRNIRSPTSGSPLHEQGLFLTRDSRWSSMRNTIISLYQPAHLAKLIPTMQSYIENLTLNASKCREKQEDIVFSDLSLKMAIDIIGKTTFGVEFGLCEEVSNVDDGDELSSFLKHYMRSFESLKMDLTSSLSTVLGLLVPVLQKPAREILKRIPGTADHKMLRSNEQLCEKLDAVITKRASERTRESKDFLSRILNASESGVAKDLFTHNYIRALAFEHLLAGTKTSAFTLTMAIYLVSKHPEVEKKLLNEIDNYGPHEQIPSAEDLQCKFPYLDQVLKETMRFYTVSPLVARETSQEVEIGGYVLPKGTWVWLALGVLAKDAKQFPNPDEFIPERFDPECEEEKQRHPYAHIPFGIGPRACIGSKFAIQEIKLSLIHLYRNFVFRHSTDMESPLEFDYGLVLSFKNRVKFRAFKREI, from the exons ATGAGTATAGTTTCATGCATTCTAATTCTAAAGGCCATTTTGTTACTAgttttcttagtttatttttatgttccTTATTGGAAGGTGAGGAAGGTGCCGGGGCCTCCATGCACTCTCTTTGTAGGACACCTCCCTTTGCTTGATAAGTATGGCCCTGATATTCTTAGAGTCTATGCCAAAACATATGGCCCCATTTTCAG GTTTCATATGGGAAGACAGCCATTAGTAATAGTTGCTGACCCTGAGCTTGTTAAAGAGGTTGGCATAAAGAAGTTCAAGTTTATGAAGAACAGAAATATTCGGTCTCCGACTTCGGGATCTCCTCTTCATGAACAAGGACTTTTTCTTACTAG GGACTcgagatggtcatcgatgagGAACACTATAATCTCTCTTTATCAACCTGCACACTTGGCTAAGTTAATTCCTACAATGCAATCTTATATTGAGAATCTCACTCTCAATGCGTCTAAATGCCGAGAAAAGCAAGAAGACATTGTATTCTCTGATCTCTCGTTGAAAATGGCGATCGATATCATAGGTAAGACAACATTCGGTGTTGAATTTGGCCTCTGCGAAGAAGTTTCTAAtgttgatgatggtgatgaatTGTCTAGTTTTCTCAAGCATTACATGAGGTCCTTTGAGTCACTCAAAATGGACCTCACTAGTTCCTTATCCACAGTTCTTGGATTATTAGTTCCTGTTCTTCAGAAACCTGCCAGAGAAATCCTTAAGAGAATTCCCGGCACTGCCGACCATAAAATGCTTCGGAGCAATGAGCAATTGTGTGAAAAGCTTGATGCCGTTATTACCAAAAGAGCAAGTGAAAGAACAAGAGAGTCTAAAGACTTCCTCTCAAGAATTCTGAATGCAAGTGAGTCAGGAGTTGCTAAAGATCTCTTCACTCATAACTACATCAGAGCTCTCGCATTCGAACATCTCCTCGCCGGAACAAAAACATCGGCTTTTACGCTTACAATGGCAATATATTTAGTATCTAAACACCCGGAAGTCGAGAAAAAATTGCTTAATGAGATAGATAATTATGGTCCTCATGAACAAATACCTTCGGCAGAGGACCTCCAATGCAAGTTCCCTTATCTTGATCAAGTGTTAAAGGAAACAATGAGGTTCTACACAGTGTCTCCATTGGTTGCAAGAGAAACATCTCAAGAAGTTGAAATTGGAGGTTATGTTCTTCCCAAG GGAACTTGGGTGTGGCTTGCACTTGGAGTATTGGCCAAAGATGCAAAGCAGTTTCCGAATCCTGATGAGTTTATTCCTGAGAGGTTTGATCCAGAGTGTGAAGAAGAGAAACAGAGGCATCCTTATGCTCACATTCCATTTGGAATTGGACCTAGAGCATGCATTGGATCAAAGTTTGCCATTCAGGAAATTAAGCTTTCTCTTATTCATCTTTacagaaattttgtttttcgaCACTCTACTGACATGGAGTCACCTCTGGAGTTTGATTATGGTCTGGTTCTTAGTTTCAAGAACCGCGTGAAATTTCGAGCTTTTAAAAGAGAAATCtag
- the LOC120280159 gene encoding cytochrome P450 711A1-like isoform X1, translating to MDIEFIMSSSYLYTLMAMALGFFVFYLYVPYFAVRKVPGPPVLPFVGNLPLLAKHGPDLFSLLASKYGPIFRFHMGRQPLVVIADPELCKEVGIKKFKCMTNRSLPSAISGSPIHQKGLFSSSLDVCRDARWSAMRNAIVSLYQPSHLASLIPTMQTYIKSLASHIASNSSTEDINFSSLSLKLATDVIGQAAFGVDFGLLDKENGKQIDDQNEVTEFIKEHIYATTSLKMDLSGSFSIILGLLIPMLQAPCRRFLKMIPGTADRKIHQTNFKLNKRVDEIVVRRSKEKMRGSKDFLSAILNANDKDKASRQLFTPDYISGLTYEHLLAGSTTTSFTISSVLYLVSKHPEVEKKLIDEIDQFGPDHNTPNADDLQNKFPYLDQVIKESMRIHTTSPLIARLASQKVEIGGYILPKNTWVWMAPGVLHKDPKHFPEPDVFRPERFDPAGEEEKNRHAYAFFPFGIGPRVCIGQKFALQEIKLTIIHLYSQYIFKHSVKMESPVEFDYGIIVNFKHGVKLHAIKRTKNQ from the exons ATGGACATTGAATTCATCATGTCTTCTTCTTATCTCTATACTCTCATGGCCATGGCTTTAGGCTTCTTTGTTTTCTATCTCTATGTACCTTACTTTGCTGTGAGAAAAGTCCCTGGCCCTCCTGTCCTACCATTTGTAGGAAACCTTCCCTTGCTTGCCAAGCATGGCCCTGACTTGTTCTCTCTTCTTGCCTCCAAATATGGTCCCATTTTCAG GTTTCACATGGGAAGACAACCACTAGTAGTAATTGCTGATCCTGAACTCTGTAAAGAAGTTGGAATTAAGAAGTTCAAGTGTATGACTAATAGAAGCTTGCCTTCTGCCATTTCTGGCTCTCCTATTCATCAAAAGGGTCTTTTCTCCTCAAG ttTGGATGTTTGCAGAGATGCAAGATGGTCGGCAATGCGAAATGCTATTGTTTCACTATACCAACCTTCTCATCTTGCTAGCCTTATTCCTACAATGCAAACTTATATAAAGTCTTTGGCTTCTCATATTGCATCTAATTCTTCAACTGAAGACATTAACTTCTCAAGTTTGTCCCTTAAATTGGCCACTGATGTAATTGGGCAAGCCGCTTTCGGTGTCGATTTCGGTCTTTTAGATAAAGAAAATGGGAAGCAAATTGATGATCAAAATGAAGTCACTGAGTTTATCAAAGAACATATTTATGCCACAACTTCTTTGAAAATGGACTTATCAGGATCATTCTCAATTATACTTGGCTTACTAATTCCTATGCTTCAAGCACCATGTAGGCGATTTCTTAAGATGATACCGGGAACTGCCGACCGGAAAATTCACCAAACCAACTTTAAACTTAATAAGAGAGttgatgagattgttgttaGGAGATCGAAGGAGAAAATGCGTGGCTCTAAGGATTTTTTATCGGCTATTTTGAATGCTAATGATAAAGATAAAGCTTCAAGACAACTCTTCACTCCTGATTATATTAGTGGTCTCACTTATGAGCATCTCCTTGCTGGTTCCACAACCACTTCTTTCACAATATCATCAGTTCTTTATTTAGTATCAAAGCATCCCGAAGTCGAGAAGAAGTTGATTGATGAAATCGATCAATTTGGTCCAGATCATAACACTCCAAATGCCGATGATCTTCAGAATAAATTTCCCTACCTTGATCAG GTGATCAAAGAATCGATGAGAATTCATACGACATCGCCATTAATTGCAAGACTAGCATCACAAAAAGTTGAAATTGGTGGTTATATTCTTCCAAAG AACACATGGGTGTGGATGGCACCAGGAGTCCTACACAAGGACCCGAAACACTTCCCTGAGCCTGATGTTTTCAGGCCGGAGAGGTTTGATCCGGCCGgcgaagaagagaagaataGACATGCATATGCATTCTTTCCTTTTGGTATCGGTCCCCGGGTGTGCATCGGACAGAAATTCGCATTGCAAGAGATTAAACttaccattattcatctttacaGCCAATATATCTTCAAACACTCGGTGAAAATGGAATCCCCTGTCGAATTCGATTATggaattattgttaattttaagcATGGTGTTAAACTTCATGCTATTAAGAGAACCAAAAACCAGTAG
- the LOC120280159 gene encoding cytochrome P450 711A1-like isoform X2, with the protein MDIEFIMSSSYLYTLMAMALGFFVFYLYVPYFAVRKVPGPPVLPFVGNLPLLAKHGPDLFSLLASKYGPIFRFHMGRQPLVVIADPELCKEVGIKKFKCMTNRSLPSAISGSPIHQKGLFSSRDARWSAMRNAIVSLYQPSHLASLIPTMQTYIKSLASHIASNSSTEDINFSSLSLKLATDVIGQAAFGVDFGLLDKENGKQIDDQNEVTEFIKEHIYATTSLKMDLSGSFSIILGLLIPMLQAPCRRFLKMIPGTADRKIHQTNFKLNKRVDEIVVRRSKEKMRGSKDFLSAILNANDKDKASRQLFTPDYISGLTYEHLLAGSTTTSFTISSVLYLVSKHPEVEKKLIDEIDQFGPDHNTPNADDLQNKFPYLDQVIKESMRIHTTSPLIARLASQKVEIGGYILPKNTWVWMAPGVLHKDPKHFPEPDVFRPERFDPAGEEEKNRHAYAFFPFGIGPRVCIGQKFALQEIKLTIIHLYSQYIFKHSVKMESPVEFDYGIIVNFKHGVKLHAIKRTKNQ; encoded by the exons ATGGACATTGAATTCATCATGTCTTCTTCTTATCTCTATACTCTCATGGCCATGGCTTTAGGCTTCTTTGTTTTCTATCTCTATGTACCTTACTTTGCTGTGAGAAAAGTCCCTGGCCCTCCTGTCCTACCATTTGTAGGAAACCTTCCCTTGCTTGCCAAGCATGGCCCTGACTTGTTCTCTCTTCTTGCCTCCAAATATGGTCCCATTTTCAG GTTTCACATGGGAAGACAACCACTAGTAGTAATTGCTGATCCTGAACTCTGTAAAGAAGTTGGAATTAAGAAGTTCAAGTGTATGACTAATAGAAGCTTGCCTTCTGCCATTTCTGGCTCTCCTATTCATCAAAAGGGTCTTTTCTCCTCAAG AGATGCAAGATGGTCGGCAATGCGAAATGCTATTGTTTCACTATACCAACCTTCTCATCTTGCTAGCCTTATTCCTACAATGCAAACTTATATAAAGTCTTTGGCTTCTCATATTGCATCTAATTCTTCAACTGAAGACATTAACTTCTCAAGTTTGTCCCTTAAATTGGCCACTGATGTAATTGGGCAAGCCGCTTTCGGTGTCGATTTCGGTCTTTTAGATAAAGAAAATGGGAAGCAAATTGATGATCAAAATGAAGTCACTGAGTTTATCAAAGAACATATTTATGCCACAACTTCTTTGAAAATGGACTTATCAGGATCATTCTCAATTATACTTGGCTTACTAATTCCTATGCTTCAAGCACCATGTAGGCGATTTCTTAAGATGATACCGGGAACTGCCGACCGGAAAATTCACCAAACCAACTTTAAACTTAATAAGAGAGttgatgagattgttgttaGGAGATCGAAGGAGAAAATGCGTGGCTCTAAGGATTTTTTATCGGCTATTTTGAATGCTAATGATAAAGATAAAGCTTCAAGACAACTCTTCACTCCTGATTATATTAGTGGTCTCACTTATGAGCATCTCCTTGCTGGTTCCACAACCACTTCTTTCACAATATCATCAGTTCTTTATTTAGTATCAAAGCATCCCGAAGTCGAGAAGAAGTTGATTGATGAAATCGATCAATTTGGTCCAGATCATAACACTCCAAATGCCGATGATCTTCAGAATAAATTTCCCTACCTTGATCAG GTGATCAAAGAATCGATGAGAATTCATACGACATCGCCATTAATTGCAAGACTAGCATCACAAAAAGTTGAAATTGGTGGTTATATTCTTCCAAAG AACACATGGGTGTGGATGGCACCAGGAGTCCTACACAAGGACCCGAAACACTTCCCTGAGCCTGATGTTTTCAGGCCGGAGAGGTTTGATCCGGCCGgcgaagaagagaagaataGACATGCATATGCATTCTTTCCTTTTGGTATCGGTCCCCGGGTGTGCATCGGACAGAAATTCGCATTGCAAGAGATTAAACttaccattattcatctttacaGCCAATATATCTTCAAACACTCGGTGAAAATGGAATCCCCTGTCGAATTCGATTATggaattattgttaattttaagcATGGTGTTAAACTTCATGCTATTAAGAGAACCAAAAACCAGTAG